One window from the genome of Paramormyrops kingsleyae isolate MSU_618 chromosome 3, PKINGS_0.4, whole genome shotgun sequence encodes:
- the LOC111845675 gene encoding epidermal growth factor receptor kinase substrate 8-like isoform X1, which translates to MNGHTPTTNSAGSGGDTSQLNDHSSQAADQPDQNPSPTYNAKAIYEQRKKYTKNSINSLMETSQYHVEHLTTFSMDLKEAMFTVDDGLRRLKLLDAKGKVWTQDILLQVDERSVCLIDADTKNEVENFPLSCIMRCQAVMDACNYDSILALICKEPGQAKPDLYLFQCNDIKANLIYADIESAICDLKAKTKKRPETLRMILNSDGIIPPPPSEPAPTAPPTVDIMCRVAAWFPPAANDLVEYERHPHFMEPDESPEAMAARIDRDVQILNHLLGDIEYFVTKLQRAAEAFGELSKRKKAKKSKKRGPGEGVLTLRAKPPSQEEFIDCFQKFKYAFNLLAKLRLYINNPSALDLVHFLFTPLNMVVQATGDVELAKSVLSPLLTMEAIDFLHTSGTAPERRLWVSLGDGWTKSRLEWPKDHYFPPYVPRFRDGWEPPSLPVVMLGRAQEQEMMEPLPDFEIQRLADVDRRVSLEHAGVPHLPHADGYALGNAAHRHTHSLDQAMAMAGRYVAGNYESQVRTQPRNFAKSMFDFVARNNTELTVVKDEIVEVLNDRKQWWKVQNSAGMCGYVPNNILEVTRVMEVSGRRSQDMGSHSIQMQRTSTVHRPTVNSFSSAPMMSPMAPAPVPAPPPVPAPAPDTSLLPSWIPTPPLPPPAAPPLLEQRDSPISSGSSDSGSVILGEQRKERQPLTQRRKSNMEEVQDELLHRLTLGRGTQRKVSVPQRSNSLPAVGLSYDSTPDDVKAWLQVKGFSSVTVTSLGVLTGAQLFSLNKEELKTVCPEDGVRVYSQVTVQKTALESNSSSELQEMMRRRQEKINMAACDSGVESFDEGSGH; encoded by the exons ATGAATGGACACACCCCCACCACCAACTCTGCAGGGTCTGGAGGGGACACCTCCCAGCTAAA TGATCACAGTTCCCAGGCTGCTGACCAGCCGGACCAGAACCCTTCACCCACATACAATGCTAAAGCTATATATG AGCAAAGGAAGAAATACACGAAAAACAGTATTAATAGCCTTATGGAAACATCTCAGTATCATGTGGAA CACTTGACCACCTTCTCAATGGACCTCAAGGAGGCCATGTTCACCGTGGACGACGGCCTGCGGAGGCTTAAGCTGCTGGACGCTAAGGGCAAGGTGTGGACTCAGGACATACTGCTGCAAGTGGATGAGAGGAGCGTCTGTCTCATCGACgccgacaccaag AACGAGGTGGAGAACTTCCCCCTGAGCTGTATCATGCGGTGCCAGGCGGTGATGGATGCCTGCAACTACGACTCCATCTTGGCCCTGATATGCAAGGAGCCAGGCCAGGCCAAACCCGACCTGTACCTCTTCCAGTGCAACGACATCAAG GCAAATCTCATCTATGCAGACATTGAAAGTGCCATTTGTGACCTCAAAGCAAAGACCAAGAAGCgaccagaaaccctccg AATGATCCTGAACAGTGACGGGAtcatacccccacccccatcagaGCCAGCCCCTACAGCTCCGCCTACCGTGGACATTATGTGCAGAGTGGCAGCGTGGTTTCCCCCAGCAGCCAATGACCTGGTGGAGT ACGAGAGACACCCACATTTCATGGAGCCAGATGAGTCACCGGAAGCGATGGCCGCCAGAATCGACCGTGACGTG CAAATTCTGAACCACCTCTTGGGTGACATCGAATATTTTGTCACCAAGCTCCAGAGGGCAGCGGAGGCATTTGGCGAGCTTTCAAAGAGGAAGAAAGCGAAGAAGAGTAAAAAGAGAGGACCGGGAG AGGGAGTTTTGACACTACGTGCCAAGCCACCGTCTCAAGAGGAGTTCATTGACTGCTTTCAAAAATTTAAATATGCGTTCAACCTGCTG GCGAAACTAAGGTTATATATCAACAATCCCAGTGCATTGGATCTAGTGCACTTCCTGTTTACTCCACTAAATATG gtggttCAGGCCACAGGGGATGTGGAGCTGGCAAAGAGTGTCCTCAGTCCCCTACTCACCATGGAGGCCATAGACTTTCTGCACACCTCTGGTACGGCCCCAGAGAGGCGTCTCTGGGTGTCTCTTGGAGATGGTTGGACCAAAAGCAG GCTGGAGTGGCCCAAAGACCATTACTTCCCGCCCTATGTGCCCCGATTTCGTGACGGCTGGGAGCCGCCGTCTCTGCCCGTGGTGATGCTGGGCCGTGCCCAGGAGCAGGAGATGATGGAGCCCCTTCCGGATTTCGAGATTCAGCGGCTGGCGGACGTAGACCGAAGGGTGAGCCTGGAG CATGCTGGTGTCCCACATCTTCCCCATGCTGATGGGTACGCTCTCGGTAACGcggcgcacagacacacacactccctggACCAGGCGATGGCCATGGCTGGCCGCTATGTAGCTGG AAACTATGAAAGTCAGGTTAGGACCCAGCCAAGGAATTTCGCCAAGTCCATGTTTGACTTTGTGGCCAGAAACAACACGGAGCTGACAGTGGTGAAGGATGAAATCGTGGAG GTGCTAAATGACCGCAAGCAGTGGTGGAAGGTGCAGAACAGTGCTGGGATGTGTGGCTACGTACCGAACAACATCCTGGAGGTTACCAGGGTGATGGAAGTGAGTGGTAGGCGGAGCCAAGACATGGGCAGCCACAGCATTCAG ATGCAGAGGACCAGCACCGTCCATCGGCCCACAGTAAACTCCTTCTCTTCTGCCCCGATGATGTCACCCATGGCACCTGCCCCAGTTCCGGCCCCACCTCCAGTCCCCGCCCCTGCTCCCGATACCAGCCTCCTTCCCAGCTGGATCCCCACCCCGCCCCTGCCTCCCCCGGCCGCGCCCCCCTTGTTGGAGCAGAGGGACTCGCCTATCAGCAGCGGCTCCAGTGACAGTGGCAGCGTCATCCTCGGAGAACAGAGGAAGGAACGACAGCCACTCACTCAGC GCAGGAAGTCCAACATGGAGGAGGTTCAGGACGAGTTGCTGCACAGGCTCACCCTGGGCAGAGGCACTCAGAGGAAAGTCTCAGTCCCTCAGCGCAGCAACAGCCTGCCCGCAGTGGGCCTCAGCTATGACTCCACCCCCGATGATGTAAAGGCCTGGCTGCAGGTCAAGGGCTTCAGCTCTGT TACCGTTACCAGTCTGGGCGTGCTGACTGGTGCCCAGCTCTTCTCCCTCAACAAAGAAGAACTCAAGACCGTGTGTCCAGAAGATGGGGTGCGGGTCTACAGTCAGGTCACCGTACAGAAGACCGCCCTGGAG AGTAACAGCAGCTCCGAGCTGCAGGAGATGATGCGGAGGAGGCAGGAGAAGATCAACATGGCCGCCTGCGACTCGGGGGTGGAGTCTTTCGACGAGGGCAGCGGACACTGA
- the LOC111845675 gene encoding epidermal growth factor receptor kinase substrate 8-like isoform X2, translating into MNGHTPTTNSAGSGGDTSQLNDHSSQAADQPDQNPSPTYNAKAIYEQRKKYTKNSINSLMETSQYHVEHLTTFSMDLKEAMFTVDDGLRRLKLLDAKGKVWTQDILLQVDERSVCLIDADTKNEVENFPLSCIMRCQAVMDACNYDSILALICKEPGQAKPDLYLFQCNDIKANLIYADIESAICDLKAKTKKRPETLRMILNSDGIIPPPPSEPAPTAPPTVDIMCRVAAWFPPAANDLVEYERHPHFMEPDESPEAMAARIDRDVQILNHLLGDIEYFVTKLQRAAEAFGELSKRKKAKKSKKRGPGEGVLTLRAKPPSQEEFIDCFQKFKYAFNLLAKLRLYINNPSALDLVHFLFTPLNMVVQATGDVELAKSVLSPLLTMEAIDFLHTSGTAPERRLWVSLGDGWTKSRLEWPKDHYFPPYVPRFRDGWEPPSLPVVMLGRAQEQEMMEPLPDFEIQRLADVDRRVSLEHAGVPHLPHADGNYESQVRTQPRNFAKSMFDFVARNNTELTVVKDEIVEVLNDRKQWWKVQNSAGMCGYVPNNILEVTRVMEVSGRRSQDMGSHSIQMQRTSTVHRPTVNSFSSAPMMSPMAPAPVPAPPPVPAPAPDTSLLPSWIPTPPLPPPAAPPLLEQRDSPISSGSSDSGSVILGEQRKERQPLTQRRKSNMEEVQDELLHRLTLGRGTQRKVSVPQRSNSLPAVGLSYDSTPDDVKAWLQVKGFSSVTVTSLGVLTGAQLFSLNKEELKTVCPEDGVRVYSQVTVQKTALESNSSSELQEMMRRRQEKINMAACDSGVESFDEGSGH; encoded by the exons ATGAATGGACACACCCCCACCACCAACTCTGCAGGGTCTGGAGGGGACACCTCCCAGCTAAA TGATCACAGTTCCCAGGCTGCTGACCAGCCGGACCAGAACCCTTCACCCACATACAATGCTAAAGCTATATATG AGCAAAGGAAGAAATACACGAAAAACAGTATTAATAGCCTTATGGAAACATCTCAGTATCATGTGGAA CACTTGACCACCTTCTCAATGGACCTCAAGGAGGCCATGTTCACCGTGGACGACGGCCTGCGGAGGCTTAAGCTGCTGGACGCTAAGGGCAAGGTGTGGACTCAGGACATACTGCTGCAAGTGGATGAGAGGAGCGTCTGTCTCATCGACgccgacaccaag AACGAGGTGGAGAACTTCCCCCTGAGCTGTATCATGCGGTGCCAGGCGGTGATGGATGCCTGCAACTACGACTCCATCTTGGCCCTGATATGCAAGGAGCCAGGCCAGGCCAAACCCGACCTGTACCTCTTCCAGTGCAACGACATCAAG GCAAATCTCATCTATGCAGACATTGAAAGTGCCATTTGTGACCTCAAAGCAAAGACCAAGAAGCgaccagaaaccctccg AATGATCCTGAACAGTGACGGGAtcatacccccacccccatcagaGCCAGCCCCTACAGCTCCGCCTACCGTGGACATTATGTGCAGAGTGGCAGCGTGGTTTCCCCCAGCAGCCAATGACCTGGTGGAGT ACGAGAGACACCCACATTTCATGGAGCCAGATGAGTCACCGGAAGCGATGGCCGCCAGAATCGACCGTGACGTG CAAATTCTGAACCACCTCTTGGGTGACATCGAATATTTTGTCACCAAGCTCCAGAGGGCAGCGGAGGCATTTGGCGAGCTTTCAAAGAGGAAGAAAGCGAAGAAGAGTAAAAAGAGAGGACCGGGAG AGGGAGTTTTGACACTACGTGCCAAGCCACCGTCTCAAGAGGAGTTCATTGACTGCTTTCAAAAATTTAAATATGCGTTCAACCTGCTG GCGAAACTAAGGTTATATATCAACAATCCCAGTGCATTGGATCTAGTGCACTTCCTGTTTACTCCACTAAATATG gtggttCAGGCCACAGGGGATGTGGAGCTGGCAAAGAGTGTCCTCAGTCCCCTACTCACCATGGAGGCCATAGACTTTCTGCACACCTCTGGTACGGCCCCAGAGAGGCGTCTCTGGGTGTCTCTTGGAGATGGTTGGACCAAAAGCAG GCTGGAGTGGCCCAAAGACCATTACTTCCCGCCCTATGTGCCCCGATTTCGTGACGGCTGGGAGCCGCCGTCTCTGCCCGTGGTGATGCTGGGCCGTGCCCAGGAGCAGGAGATGATGGAGCCCCTTCCGGATTTCGAGATTCAGCGGCTGGCGGACGTAGACCGAAGGGTGAGCCTGGAG CATGCTGGTGTCCCACATCTTCCCCATGCTGATGG AAACTATGAAAGTCAGGTTAGGACCCAGCCAAGGAATTTCGCCAAGTCCATGTTTGACTTTGTGGCCAGAAACAACACGGAGCTGACAGTGGTGAAGGATGAAATCGTGGAG GTGCTAAATGACCGCAAGCAGTGGTGGAAGGTGCAGAACAGTGCTGGGATGTGTGGCTACGTACCGAACAACATCCTGGAGGTTACCAGGGTGATGGAAGTGAGTGGTAGGCGGAGCCAAGACATGGGCAGCCACAGCATTCAG ATGCAGAGGACCAGCACCGTCCATCGGCCCACAGTAAACTCCTTCTCTTCTGCCCCGATGATGTCACCCATGGCACCTGCCCCAGTTCCGGCCCCACCTCCAGTCCCCGCCCCTGCTCCCGATACCAGCCTCCTTCCCAGCTGGATCCCCACCCCGCCCCTGCCTCCCCCGGCCGCGCCCCCCTTGTTGGAGCAGAGGGACTCGCCTATCAGCAGCGGCTCCAGTGACAGTGGCAGCGTCATCCTCGGAGAACAGAGGAAGGAACGACAGCCACTCACTCAGC GCAGGAAGTCCAACATGGAGGAGGTTCAGGACGAGTTGCTGCACAGGCTCACCCTGGGCAGAGGCACTCAGAGGAAAGTCTCAGTCCCTCAGCGCAGCAACAGCCTGCCCGCAGTGGGCCTCAGCTATGACTCCACCCCCGATGATGTAAAGGCCTGGCTGCAGGTCAAGGGCTTCAGCTCTGT TACCGTTACCAGTCTGGGCGTGCTGACTGGTGCCCAGCTCTTCTCCCTCAACAAAGAAGAACTCAAGACCGTGTGTCCAGAAGATGGGGTGCGGGTCTACAGTCAGGTCACCGTACAGAAGACCGCCCTGGAG AGTAACAGCAGCTCCGAGCTGCAGGAGATGATGCGGAGGAGGCAGGAGAAGATCAACATGGCCGCCTGCGACTCGGGGGTGGAGTCTTTCGACGAGGGCAGCGGACACTGA